The DNA sequence TCCTCGGCACGTGCGACGAGCTTCCTCCTCTAACACGCACCACCTCCGTCGGGTACCGTGACTATGGATGCTACTGTTGTGCCGTCCTATCCGGTGACGACTGTcgctccggcggcgggcggcgaacaGCTAGCGGGCAACTCGCCCTTCCACGAAGTGCTAATCATCACGGCCGGTTATGAGGGGGGATGGACTATGTTTGATATCCACACGTTCTCGACTGACAAACTGAGCTGGAGTACAACGCGCTCCCTTCAAACTATGTGGGGCAATACCCTCGGATCATTCTGTCAAACCGATGCCGTCGTCTGCCACGGCATCGCGTACTGGCTATTTCGTGACGAGAGGCGACGGTGTTACTGTCTTGTTAAAATGACTATCCAGAAGGGCTATCTCATGTTCGGGTGGCCCCCGGTTCTGATGATGCTTGACCGAAATCACCGTCCGTGCCTTAGCCTGGCAAGCGATGGCACACTCTCCCTGCTACAGATGCAAGAGAGAGGTTCCAATCTAGAGATATGGGGAGCAAAGAGCCAAGAGAGTCCGTATGGTGTCTTGGAGTGGCTCCACCCTAAGACGATCGAGCTGATACAACCACATTGGAAGAAGAAGACCCAAGGAAAAGACACGCTTTACGTACTAGGAGAGAAGTGTGGCAAATTGCTTGTCATGAACGGGCGCGGGCACGTGTACACCGCCGACCTCGAGACCGGAGCAATGAAGGAGGTAGCGGATGGGCCTCACGTACGCCCCAACAGCCCTCTGGATGCCGTGCTCTTGGAGATGGACTGGCCGGCGATCTTTGTTTCACGTCTTGGTAACGACAGGTATAGCTAGCCACAATTATTTATGTCTTTTTTTCTTCTAGGTTGCCTCTACTTTATCATGGTTGATTGATATATATGGGTGTTGCTTGTGCTTTTTCTCCCCGGTGAATCCGGGACTTCCCTCTCATGTCCCAGTGGAGAGGCAGCTACAAGAAGGAGAAGCCGATACAAGGGAAGAGGCAGTAGGAAGACTCATAGCCGTGCCTAGGCAGCAGATATATGGGTGTTGTTTGTGTTTTTCTTATTTTG is a window from the Triticum aestivum cultivar Chinese Spring unplaced genomic scaffold, IWGSC CS RefSeq v2.1 scaffold2318, whole genome shotgun sequence genome containing:
- the LOC123172485 gene encoding uncharacterized protein yields the protein MDATVVPSYPVTTVAPAAGGEQLAGNSPFHEVLIITAGYEGGWTMFDIHTFSTDKLSWSTTRSLQTMWGNTLGSFCQTDAVVCHGIAYWLFRDERRRCYCLVKMTIQKGYLMFGWPPVLMMLDRNHRPCLSLASDGTLSLLQMQERGSNLEIWGAKSQESPYGVLEWLHPKTIELIQPHWKKKTQGKDTLYVLGEKCGKLLVMNGRGHVYTADLETGAMKEVADGPHVRPNSPLDAVLLEMDWPAIFVSRLGNDSGEAATRRRSRYKGRGSRKTHSRA